A part of Dehalococcoidia bacterium genomic DNA contains:
- a CDS encoding formate dehydrogenase accessory protein FdhE yields the protein MKKMPHFDEVGHLLSGQEIFMGKEVKPEEAVRRIEKVFDKRIKEIPSLKSILDPFKKLLIEREYIKAEISSRTDIDVSAPDKEQFAKGEPMLKTETIASLIDTWGETMKRSASALERSFPKIRPEITKLTQALDTGQIDVKDCLLAIFTGEDNELDGTASRLGIQPNMLRFLLIQISKPFIEKRAQRFHDLIKEMPWFKGYCPICGSSPELSFLHGKEGQRWLRCSLCGYEWRFKRTECPYCGYEGKKGKQLDYIEGRNKEWAESCPECKRYIVGTDLGASTETATEAVAPGLIYLDILAQDKGFTPIAVCAWNMVTESGE from the coding sequence ATGAAGAAGATGCCCCACTTCGACGAAGTGGGGCATCTTTTATCTGGTCAGGAGATATTCATGGGCAAAGAGGTCAAACCGGAAGAAGCAGTAAGAAGGATAGAAAAAGTCTTTGATAAGAGGATTAAAGAGATTCCATCCCTGAAGTCCATACTGGACCCTTTCAAAAAACTCCTTATTGAAAGAGAATATATTAAGGCTGAGATTTCCAGTCGTACTGATATCGATGTTTCAGCGCCGGACAAGGAGCAGTTCGCTAAGGGAGAGCCGATGCTGAAAACGGAAACCATCGCCTCACTTATCGACACATGGGGAGAGACTATGAAGCGTTCAGCCTCGGCTTTAGAGAGATCTTTTCCTAAAATAAGGCCGGAAATCACAAAGCTGACGCAAGCTCTGGATACCGGCCAAATCGATGTCAAGGATTGCCTTTTGGCGATTTTCACGGGTGAAGATAATGAGTTGGATGGTACAGCTTCACGGCTCGGCATTCAGCCCAATATGCTGCGATTCCTGCTGATTCAGATATCTAAACCTTTCATCGAGAAAAGGGCTCAGAGATTCCATGACCTTATCAAAGAAATGCCGTGGTTTAAGGGCTACTGTCCAATATGCGGGTCGTCTCCCGAATTAAGCTTCCTTCATGGTAAAGAAGGCCAGAGGTGGCTGAGATGTTCTCTCTGCGGTTATGAATGGCGCTTCAAGAGGACGGAATGTCCATATTGCGGTTACGAAGGTAAGAAGGGAAAGCAGCTAGACTATATTGAAGGCCGAAATAAGGAATGGGCCGAGTCCTGTCCCGAGTGTAAGAGATACATCGTTGGCACGGACCTTGGAGCAAGTACCGAGACCGCTACGGAGGCGGTTGCCCCCGGTCTGATATACTTAGACATACTGGCGCAGGACAAGGGATTCACCCCGATCGCCGTTTGCGCATGGAATATGGTTACTGAATCAGGAGAATGA
- the fdnG gene encoding formate dehydrogenase-N subunit alpha — MQVTRRQFLKGSSAAVAGGLTLASLGINASAAKAYAMDMTRANKVKSAKQTTSICSYCSLGCGVLCYTDSDGKIIHVEGDADHPISEGTLCPKGANIYETSAANEHRLTKVQYRAAYSDKWEEKDWDWALTQIARKIKDNRDADFIATNSDGKTVNRLESVAFHGSSNVDTEECWMMVTLARAMGLVYIDHQARVUHGPTVPALSESFGRGAMTNHYIDLRNSDVILIQGSNMAEHHPVAMKWALKAQERGGKIIHVDPRYTRTSAKADVYCRLRSGTDIAFLGGMIKYIIDNNKYFKEYVENYTNALFKVPDTYTFNDGLFAGYNPATRKYDTSLWKIHRDGNNVTEKAASLDDPNSVFQKLKEHYSRYDLDTVSAITGTSKDDLLTVYELYSSTSVRDKSGTMCYALGQTQHTTGVQNIRCFGIIQLLLGNIGICGGGVNALRGEPNVQGSTDMALLYHYLPGYLKAPKAGQQTLAEYVAKGYTVTGEPKSINWWKNYKKYIVSQLKTWFGSSATADNDFAFSWVPKVDDSQDASTMTMFDEMYKGNVKGYITVGTDPAVSNPNSNKVRAALKNLDWLMHVNIFDNETASFWKGPNVDPSEVKTEVFLLPAAASVEKEGSQANSGRWMQWKYQAATPPGDALYTGEIMYRLILKLQELYESEGGTFPEPIKNLRMKEAYDDNGSWSPLKAANELNGFFLEDTTIGTTTYKAGELVPGFGNLDDSGKTSCGLWLYSGSFTKDGTNLMERRGLDDPTGLGLYPNWSFCWPYNRRIIYNRASVDLAGNPWNPARPLLQWNGSAWVGDVVDGGGAPAGDPAGKLPFIMKTDGVGSLYGPDGPADGPFPEHYEPRESPLEQNIMSSQQNSPIIKLFSSDMDEIRSASADFPIVATSYSCTEHWCSGAYTRWQPRLTELQPEVYVEMSEELAQEKGIQNGEKVVVESIRGSLECVAMVTKRFKPHNMKDHNGNAKVVHQVGIPFNYGWLFPKNCGDSVNLLTATVGDGNAQTPEYKAFMVNVRKI; from the coding sequence ATGCAAGTAACACGACGGCAGTTCTTAAAAGGGTCCAGCGCCGCCGTGGCCGGAGGCTTGACGCTGGCATCCCTCGGCATTAACGCCAGTGCAGCTAAAGCCTACGCCATGGACATGACGCGGGCCAACAAGGTAAAAAGTGCCAAACAGACGACGTCAATCTGCTCCTACTGTTCATTGGGATGCGGTGTGCTCTGCTATACGGACTCGGATGGAAAGATTATCCACGTAGAGGGAGATGCGGACCATCCCATCAGCGAGGGGACCCTTTGTCCCAAAGGCGCAAACATCTACGAGACATCGGCAGCTAATGAACACCGGCTGACAAAGGTGCAATATCGCGCCGCCTACAGCGATAAGTGGGAAGAGAAGGACTGGGACTGGGCTCTTACCCAGATAGCACGAAAGATAAAAGACAATCGAGATGCCGATTTCATCGCTACCAATAGTGACGGCAAGACGGTAAATCGGCTTGAATCGGTAGCTTTTCACGGCAGCTCCAACGTAGACACAGAAGAGTGCTGGATGATGGTTACCTTAGCGAGGGCCATGGGCTTGGTGTATATAGACCACCAAGCCCGTGTCTGACACGGCCCGACTGTACCGGCTCTGTCAGAGTCGTTCGGACGCGGCGCGATGACCAATCACTACATCGATCTGAGAAATTCAGACGTCATCCTGATCCAGGGAAGCAACATGGCGGAACATCATCCCGTCGCCATGAAGTGGGCGCTGAAGGCCCAGGAACGTGGCGGCAAGATAATCCATGTCGATCCCAGATACACCAGAACGTCTGCTAAGGCGGATGTCTATTGCCGGCTGCGATCGGGCACCGACATCGCCTTCCTCGGCGGGATGATCAAATACATCATCGATAACAACAAGTATTTCAAAGAGTATGTGGAGAACTACACCAATGCCCTTTTCAAAGTTCCCGACACATATACCTTTAATGACGGGCTCTTCGCCGGATATAATCCGGCCACCAGGAAATACGACACATCCTTGTGGAAGATTCACAGGGATGGCAACAACGTCACAGAGAAGGCCGCCAGCCTTGATGATCCCAACTCGGTATTCCAGAAGCTGAAGGAGCATTATTCCCGCTACGATCTGGACACGGTCTCGGCTATCACCGGGACATCAAAGGATGACCTGCTCACCGTTTACGAGCTGTACTCTTCTACCAGCGTCAGGGACAAGTCCGGAACCATGTGCTATGCCCTTGGTCAGACCCAGCATACCACAGGGGTACAGAATATCAGGTGCTTCGGCATAATACAGTTACTCCTTGGCAACATCGGCATCTGCGGCGGCGGAGTCAATGCTCTACGAGGCGAGCCCAACGTTCAGGGATCTACAGATATGGCTTTGCTGTATCACTATCTGCCGGGATATCTTAAGGCGCCTAAGGCCGGGCAGCAGACACTGGCCGAGTATGTTGCCAAGGGCTACACGGTCACGGGAGAGCCAAAATCCATCAACTGGTGGAAGAACTATAAGAAGTATATAGTCAGTCAGCTCAAGACATGGTTCGGCTCCAGCGCGACTGCGGACAATGACTTCGCCTTCTCATGGGTGCCCAAGGTCGATGATTCCCAAGATGCATCTACAATGACCATGTTCGACGAGATGTATAAAGGAAATGTGAAAGGCTACATTACCGTCGGCACCGACCCCGCGGTCAGCAATCCCAACTCCAACAAGGTACGTGCGGCTTTGAAGAACCTTGACTGGCTGATGCACGTTAATATCTTTGATAATGAGACGGCCTCCTTCTGGAAGGGGCCCAACGTAGACCCAAGCGAAGTCAAGACAGAGGTCTTCCTGCTTCCCGCCGCGGCGTCCGTTGAGAAGGAAGGAAGTCAGGCCAATAGCGGCCGCTGGATGCAATGGAAATACCAGGCTGCTACGCCTCCCGGGGATGCGCTCTATACCGGAGAGATCATGTACAGGCTGATATTGAAACTTCAGGAACTGTATGAAAGCGAGGGAGGCACATTCCCGGAGCCCATAAAGAATCTCAGAATGAAGGAAGCTTATGACGATAACGGCTCATGGAGCCCCCTAAAGGCAGCAAATGAACTGAACGGATTTTTCCTGGAAGACACTACTATCGGCACCACAACTTACAAAGCAGGTGAGCTTGTACCGGGCTTCGGAAATCTCGACGATTCAGGGAAGACGTCATGCGGTCTGTGGCTCTACAGCGGCTCCTTCACCAAGGACGGCACCAACTTGATGGAAAGAAGGGGTTTGGATGACCCGACGGGCCTCGGACTCTATCCCAACTGGTCGTTCTGCTGGCCGTATAACCGGCGCATAATATACAACCGCGCGTCGGTGGATCTCGCAGGCAACCCCTGGAACCCGGCCAGACCCCTGCTGCAATGGAACGGCAGTGCCTGGGTCGGCGATGTCGTGGACGGCGGCGGAGCTCCTGCAGGTGACCCTGCCGGCAAGCTTCCCTTCATTATGAAGACGGACGGCGTTGGCTCCCTTTATGGCCCCGATGGCCCGGCTGACGGACCTTTCCCTGAACACTATGAGCCCAGGGAGAGCCCGTTGGAGCAGAATATCATGTCCTCGCAGCAGAACAGCCCGATAATCAAGCTATTCTCCAGCGATATGGATGAGATTCGCAGCGCAAGTGCCGATTTCCCGATTGTAGCTACTTCGTACTCCTGTACCGAACACTGGTGTAGCGGTGCATATACAAGATGGCAGCCTCGCCTTACAGAGCTTCAACCGGAGGTCTATGTGGAGATGAGCGAAGAGTTGGCGCAGGAGAAAGGCATCCAGAACGGTGAAAAGGTAGTCGTAGAATCGATTCGCGGCTCCCTTGAATGCGTGGCCATGGTGACCAAGCGCTTCAAGCCTCACAACATGAAGGACCATAACGGCAATGCCAAGGTAGTTCATCAGGTAGGCATACCATTCAACTACGGATGGCTTTTCCCGAAGAACTGCGGCGACTCCGTCAACCTGCTTACGGCGACCGTCGGCGATGGAAACGCACAGACCCCTGAGTATAAAGCCTTCATGGTAAACGTGAGAAAAATATAA
- a CDS encoding cytochrome b/b6 domain-containing protein, which translates to MTTSAKAKPGSTPASEVIFGPKPGSGEKVLTRYSKQVRILHWVTAITWTILFITGLILFVPAFSGAAEGSITTLLHHWAAIIVCVWAGVFFVLNPKGSMEGIKFAFKWGKDDIGWAKAAVGYYFFGKEDKMPPQDHMNTGQKMWWVLVLGAGALMVITGIIMMFFKTSGAFMWAGTFHALGMVVLLAMALVHVYLSVFHPKMRGIFWSMVNGKVSAHYAESHHKKWYDEVTKHKK; encoded by the coding sequence ATGACGACTAGCGCTAAAGCAAAGCCCGGCTCAACTCCCGCATCCGAAGTTATTTTTGGGCCAAAACCCGGTTCAGGCGAGAAAGTGCTGACACGATATTCCAAGCAGGTTCGAATATTGCACTGGGTCACGGCGATTACCTGGACCATATTGTTCATTACAGGACTTATACTCTTCGTCCCCGCGTTCAGCGGCGCGGCGGAGGGCAGTATCACCACCCTTCTACATCACTGGGCTGCGATAATCGTCTGCGTATGGGCGGGCGTATTCTTCGTCCTCAACCCCAAGGGCTCCATGGAAGGGATAAAGTTCGCTTTTAAATGGGGCAAAGACGACATCGGATGGGCCAAGGCGGCGGTGGGATACTACTTCTTCGGCAAAGAGGACAAGATGCCTCCTCAGGATCATATGAACACCGGGCAGAAGATGTGGTGGGTGCTGGTGCTTGGAGCGGGCGCACTTATGGTTATCACGGGGATAATCATGATGTTCTTCAAGACATCAGGAGCCTTTATGTGGGCGGGCACATTCCATGCCCTTGGTATGGTGGTGCTGCTTGCCATGGCCCTGGTTCACGTTTATCTCTCGGTGTTCCATCCCAAGATGCGCGGCATCTTCTGGTCCATGGTAAACGGAAAAGTATCCGCCCATTACGCCGAATCGCACCATAAAAAATGGTACGACGAGGTTACCAAGCATAAGAAATAA